In Serratia marcescens subsp. marcescens ATCC 13880, a single genomic region encodes these proteins:
- a CDS encoding biofilm development regulator YmgB/AriR family protein translates to MPASAHSNEQYETLLRDVSLALGDAVLQLIKNHKKVSGGNILSQLVTEIEREQDQQRFAALRSAIELVGLAPKG, encoded by the coding sequence ATGCCAGCATCGGCTCATTCCAACGAGCAATATGAAACTCTGCTGCGCGACGTCAGCCTGGCGTTAGGCGACGCAGTGTTGCAGTTAATCAAAAACCATAAAAAGGTATCCGGCGGCAATATTCTTTCACAGCTGGTGACCGAAATAGAGCGGGAGCAGGATCAGCAACGTTTCGCCGCGCTGCGTTCCGCCATTGAGCTGGTCG